The following proteins are co-located in the Rattus norvegicus strain BN/NHsdMcwi chromosome X, GRCr8, whole genome shotgun sequence genome:
- the Btg1b gene encoding Protein BTG1-like, with product MIGEICVAATFISKFLCTRGLRNEQQLQTFSQSLQELLVEHYKHHWFPEKPCKGSGYRCIRINHKMDPLVGQAAQQIGLSSRELFRLLPSELTLWVDPYEVSYRIGEDGSICVLYEASPVGGSSQNSTNAQTVDSRSSCKEEPLLGRTSPSKNYNMMTVSG from the coding sequence ATGATTGGCGAGATCTGTGTTGCAGCAACCTTCATCTCCAAGTTCCTGTGCACCAGGGGCCTCAGGAATGAGCAGCAGCTACAGACCTTCAGCCAGAGCCTGCAGGAGCTACTGGTAGAGCACTACAAACATCACTGGTTCCCAGAGAAGCCCTGCAAGGGTTCAGGTTACAGGTGTATTCGTATTAACCATAAAATGGATCCTCTGGTCGGCCAGGCAGCCCAGCAGATTGGACTGAGCAGCCGAGAGCTGTTCAGGCTTCTCCCAAGTGAACTCACACTGTGGGTTGACCCCTACGAAGTGTCCTACAGGATTGGAGAGGATGGCTCCATCTGTGTGCTGTATGAAGCCTCACCAGTGGGAGGTAGCTCTCAAAACAGCACCAACGCTCAAACAGTAGATAGCAGAAGCAGCTGTAAGGAGGAACCTCTTTTGGGCAGAACAAGCCCTTCTAAAAACTACAATATGATGACTGTATCAGGTTAA